A portion of the Glycine max cultivar Williams 82 chromosome 10, Glycine_max_v4.0, whole genome shotgun sequence genome contains these proteins:
- the LOC100785768 gene encoding calcium-transporting ATPase 4, plasma membrane-type produces the protein MESFLNPEEFKLSHRDRSIETLEKWRSAAWLVKNPRRRFRWAADLVKRKHAEDKRRKIQSTIRTALTVRRAADQFISVLPPAEYKVSEKTREAGFSIEPDDIASVVRGHDYNYYKKIGQVEGIIEKLSASADDGVGQDSIDTRQDIYGVNRYTEKPSKSFLMFVWEALHDLTLMILMVCAIVSIAIGLPTEGWPKGVYDGLGIILSIFLVVIVTAISDYQQSLQFRDLDKEKKKIFVQVTRDRKRQKVSIYDLVVGDIVHLSTGDQVPADGIYISGYSLVIDESSLTGESEPVNIDEERPFLLSGTKVQDGQGKMIVTTVGMRTEWGKLMETLSEGGEDETPLQVKLNGVATVIGKIGLTFSVLTFVVLTIRFVVEKAVRGEFASWSSNDALKLLDYFAIAVTIIVVAIPEGLPLAVTLSLAFAMKKLMKDKALVRHLSACETMGSATCICTDKTGTLTTNHMVVNKIWICGKINEIKGNESIDKLKTEISEEVLSILLRSIFQNTSSEVVKDKDGKTTILGTPTESALLEFGLLAGGDFEAQRGTYKILKVVPFNSVRKKMSVLVGLPDGGVQAFCKGASEIVLKLCNKVIDPNGTAVDLSDEQAKKVSDIINGFANEALRTLCLALKDVNGTQGESSIPEDSYTLIAIVGIKDPVRPGVREAVKTCLAAGITVRMVTGDNINTARAIARECGILTEDGVAIEGPHFRDLSTEQMKSIIPRIQVMARSLPLDKHTLVTRLRNMFGEVVAVTGDGTNDAPALHESDIGLAMGIAGTEVAKENADVIIMDDNFTTIVNVARWGRAIYINIQKFVQFQLTVNIVALIINFVSACITGSAPLTAVQLLWVNLIMDTLGALALATEPPNDGLMLRPPVGRTTNFITKPMWRNIFGQSLYQLIVLAVLTFDGKRLLRINGPDATIVLNTLIFNSFVFCQVFNEINSREIEKINIFKGMFESWIFFTVIFSTVVFQVLIVEFLGTFASTVPLSWQFWVLSVVIGAFSMPISVILKCIPVERGGITTHHDGYEALPSGPELA, from the exons ATGGAGAGTTTCCTGAATCCGGAGGAGTTCAAACTGAGTCACAGGGATCGTTCCATCGAAACGTTGGAGAAATGGAGATCCGCAGCGTGGTTGGTCAAGAACCCTAGAAGACGGTTCCGCTGGGCCGCGGATCTCGTCAAACGCAAACACGCCGAAGATAAACGCCGCAAAATACAG AGCACGATTCGGACCGCTCTCACTGTtagaagggcagcagatcaattTATCAGCG TTCTTCCTCCAGCTGAATACAAAGTGTCAGAAAAGACGAGAGAAGCTGGTTTTAGTATTGAACCAGATGATATTGCATCAGTTGTTCGAGGCCATGACTacaattactataaaaaaattggtcaAGTTGAAGGGATTATAGAGAAACTCAGTGCCTCAGCCGATGACGGTGTTGGTCAAGACAGTATAGATACCAGGCAAGATATTTATGGAGTCAACCGTTATACTGAGAAACCTTCTAAAAGCTTCCTGATGTTTGTTTGGGAAGCACTGCATGACTTAACACTAATGATTCTCATGGTTTGTGCTATAGTTTCTATAGCTATAGGGCTTCCCACTGAAGGGTGGCCAAAAGGTGTTTATGATGGTCTGGGAATCATACTTAGTATATTCTTGGTGGTCATTGTTACTGCCATCAGTGACTACCAGCAATCCCTGCAGTTCAGGGATTtagacaaagaaaagaaaaagatcttTGTTCAGGTCACGAGAGACAGAAAAAGACAGAAGGTCTCAATTTATGATTTGGTTGTGGGAGATATTGTTCATTTGTCAACCGGTGATCAAGTTCCAGCTGATGGAATTTATATATCAGGGTATTCTTTGGTAATTGATGAGTCAAGTTTAACAGGTGAGAGCGAGCCCGTAAATATAGATGAAGAAAGACCTTTTCTTCTTTCAGGAACCAAAGTACAAGATGGTCAGGGGAAGATGATAGTTACAACTGTTGGCATGAGGACCGAATGGGGAAAGTTGATGGAAACTCTAAGTGAGGGAGGAGAGGATGAGACTCCACTGCAGGTGAAATTGAATGGAGTTGCTACAGTTATTGGTAAAATTGGTTTGACTTTTTCTGTGCTGACATTTGTGGTGTTGACAATAAGGTTTGTTGTTGAAAAAGCAGTTCGTGGGGAGTTTGCTAGTTGGTCTTCAAATGATGCATTGAAGCTGCTGGACTACTTTGCTATTGCGGTAACCATAATAGTTGTTGCAATTCCTGAAGGATTGCCATTAGCTGTGACACTAAGTCTTGCTTTTGCGATGAAAAAGTTAATGAAGGATAAAGCACTTGTGAGACATCTTTCTGCCTGCGAGACTATGGGCTCGGCGACCTGCATCTGCACAGATAAAACAGGAACATTGACCACTAACCATATGGTGGTTaataaaatttggatatgtgGAAAGATCAATGAGATTAAAGGCAATGAGAGTATTGACAAACTGAAGACAGAGATATCTGAAGAAGTTTTAAGCATCCTTTTGCGGTCTATATTTCAAAATACTTCTTCCGAAGTTGTTAAGGACAAAGATGGAAAAACGACAATACTAGGAACACCAACAGAATCAGCATTATTGGAATTTGGCTTGCTTGCAGGTGGTGATTTTGAAGCGCAGCGTGGAACATATAAGATACTTAAGGTTGTGCCTTTCAATTCAGTCCGGAAGAAGATGTCTGTGCTAGTAGGTCTTCCTGATGGAGGTGTCCAAGCTTTCTGCAAAGGTGCATCAGAAATAGTATTAAAATTGTGTAACAAAGTTATTGATCCAAATGGAACAGCTGTTGATCTTTCTGATGAGCAGGCAAAGAAAGTCTCTGACATTATAAATGGATTTGCCAATGAAGCTTTGAGAACTCTTTGTTTAGCTCTCAAAGATGTAAATGGAACCCAAGGAGAAAGCAGCATCCCTGAAGATAGCTATACTCTGATAGCCATTGTGGGAATCAAGGATCCTGTGCGCCCTGGGGTTAGGGAAGCTGTTAAAACTTGTTTAGCTGCTGGAATAACTGTCCGCATGGTAACTGGTGATAACATAAATACGGCTAGGGCTATAGCTAGAGAATGTGGCATTCTTACAGAGGATGGTGTGGCCATAGAAGGACCCCACTTTCGGGACTTGTCTACAGAGCAAATGAAGAGTATTATACCAAGAATTCAG GTTATGGCGCGATCCTTACCTCTTGACAAGCATACCTTGGTAACCCGTTTGAGGAATATGTTTGGTGAGGTTGTAGCTGTTACTGGTGATGGAACCAATGATGCTCCTGCACTGCATGAGTCAGACATTGGGCTTGCTATGGGCATAGCTGGAACAGAG GTTGCCAAAGAAAATGCTGATGTCATTATAATGGATGATAACTTCACTACTATTGTCAATGTGGCCAGATGGGGACGGGCCATATACATAAACATTCAAAAATTTGTGCAGTTTCAGTTAACAGTCAATATTGTTGCTCTGATTATTAACTTTGTTTCTGCATGCATCACAG GATCTGCTCCCCTCACAGCTGTTCAGTTGCTTTGGGTCAACTTGATTATGGACACTCTGGGTGCATTGGCTTTGGCCACTGAACCTCCCAATGATGGACTTATGCTAAGACCCCCAGTTGGAAGGACAACAAATTTTATCACCAAACCCATGTGGAGGAATATTTTTGGTCAAAGTTTATATCAACTAATTGTCCTTGCGGTCCTCACTTTTGATGGGAAGAGGCTACTGAGAATTAATGGTCCAGATGCGACTATAGTGCTCAACACTTTGATATTCAACTCCTTTGTATTTTGCCAG GTTTTCAATGAGATAAACAGCCGAGAAATCGAAAAGATAAACATATTCAAAGGCATGTTTGAGAGCTGGATATTTTTCACGGTGATATTCTCCACAGTGGTGTTTCAAGTACTCATAGTTGAGTTCCTGGGAACATTTGCCAGCACAGTGCCTCTAAGCTGGCAATTCTGGGTGCTCAGCGTTGTAATAGGAGCATTTAGCATGCCTATATCTGTCATACTCAAGTGCATTCCAGTTGAAAGAGGAGGTATTACAACGCACCATGATGGTTATGAGGCACTACCTTCTGGTCCCGAGCTAGCATAA